The Eikenella corrodens genome segment GGCGAGCTCGGCGGCTTCGGCGGTGCTCAGCGGCCATTCGTAGTAGCTTTGCAAATCGGGAAATTCGGTGGCCATCAGGGCGGCTTCGGCCAGGCCGGCGCAGGGGTCTTCGGCGGTGTAGCGGGCGATGTCGAGCGCGGCGCGCACGGTGTCGGCAATGGCGGCGGGGGAAAAATCGGCGGTGCTGGCGCGGCCTTTACGACGGCCTACATACACGGTGAGGTCGAGCGATTTGTCTTGCTGGTATTCGATGTGCTCGATTTCCTGCAGCCGCACCTGCACGGATTGGCCGATGGATTCGCTCACGTCGGCTTCGGCTGCAGTGGCGCCGCCGGCTTTGGCCAGCTCGAGGGCTTGGGCGCAAACGTCGCGCAGGGTTTGTTCGCTGTGGTTGAACATGGTGGTGTGCCCGTATCAAATGAAAACGCCGTATTGTACCTGAGCCGATGCTAAATTTTCAGGTAGCCTGACGGCGGGGCTATAATGCGCCTGTTTTTTCTTAACGGCCTATCCAACCATGCCTACCCCTTTCGATATCGTCTTCTTCGGCGGCACCGGCGACCTCGTGATGCGTAAGCTGCTGCCCGCCCTCTATCAAGCCCATGCCGCCGGCACGCTGCACCCGGGCGGCCGCATCATCGGCCTTGGCCGCCGCGATTTAGGGCGCGAAGGCTACCTGAAAAAAGTGGAGGAATCCGCCCGGCCGCATATTCCCAACCTCGAAGCCAAAACGTGGCATACCTTCTGCCAACGCATCAACTATCTGCCCGTAGACGCCGAAAACGCCGAACAATTCCACCACCTCGCCGCGCTGCTCGGCGCCGAAGCCGGGCAAAACAGCCGCGCCCTGGTGATTTACCTTTCCACCGCGCCGCACTATTTCATGCCCATCTGCCGCCATCTGGCTGCCGCCGGGCTGAACCGCCCCGCAACCCGCATCGTGCTGGAAAAACCGCTCGGCCACGACCTTGCCTCCGCACAAAGCATCAACACCGCCGTGGCCGCCTTCTTCCGCGAAGAGCAGATCTACCGTATCGACCATTATCTCGGCAAAGAGCCCGTGCAAAACCTGCTCGCCCTGCGCTTTGCCAACCGCCTGTTCGAGCCATTGTGGTGTGCCGCCCAAATCCGCGCCGTGGAAATCACCATTGCCGAAGAGCTCGGCGTGGAAAAACGCGGCGAGTTCTACGACCAAACCGGGGCCCTGCGCGATATGCTGCAAAACCACCTGTTGCAGCTTTTGTGTTTCACCGCGATGGAGCCGCCGCTCTCACTCGGCGACAGCGACGTGCGCAATGCCAAGCTCAACGTCTTACGCGCACTCAAGCCCTTCAACGCCTACAGCGTGCGCGCCGACGTGGTGCGCGGCCAATATACCGCCGGCCAAATCCGGGGCGAAAACGTATGCGGCTACCGCGAAGAAGCCAATGTCTCCCCGCAAAGCCTTACCGAAACCTTTATCGCCCTGCGTGCCGAAATCGACAACCCGCGCTGGCGCGGCGTGCCCTTCCTGCTGCGCAGCGGCAAGCGCATGGCCGGGCGGCTGGCCGAAATCGTGCTTCACTTCTGGCCGGAGGCCCACCCCGTATTCGGCTGCGGCGGCTCGCCCAACCGCATCAGCGTGCGCCTGCAGCCGCAAGAATCCGTGAAGCTGTTCCTGCAAATGAAAGCCCCCGGCACCAGCCTGTGCGTACACGAAGCCGCGCTGGATTTGGACTTACTCAAAATATTCCCCGAACGCCGTGCCGACGCTTACGAGCGCCTGCTGCTCGACGCGATAGACGGCAAGCTCGCCCTCTTCATGCGCAGCGACGAACTCGAAGCAGCCTGGCGCTGGCTCCAGCCCGTGCTCGACGACTGGGTGGCACGCCAACCCGAACCCCAGCCCTACCCTGCCGGCAGCCACGCCCCCGAAGCCGCCATCGAAATGGCCGCCGCCTGCGGCGTGGATTGGCGCAATCGCTAGGGCCAAAGGCTACCTGAAAACTCAATATCGCAAATAGACGGTTTTCAGGTAGCCTCAAGTATGCGGATGTGGTGTTTATGACACGTTGCGATAACTGGGTTCGGTAGCTCAAAATCTCGCGCAAAGCTAGGTATCATGCCGCTCTCAGGCGAATCAGAAGCCCTTGTTTCGAGTAATGTTTCTATTAAAAATGGCAGCATATGCCGTTTATTTGATTTAACTTCGGGTTTAAGCAGTTTTAGCGGGTGGTAATTGCTCCTATAATGCCCCCAAAGTTAAGGAGGGAATCTTTGCTAATTTGCAGTTTTGCCAAGGGGCTGTACTATATTAGCAGATATGTTACCCTCGAAACATGAAGATAACGCACTGCAAATTAAGGAAAAAAGTACAGAAAGAACTGCTCCGTTTTTTTTGTGCTGGAAGTTACCGCCCGTTCTGCCGCCGATATTTTGGGTATCCATCCCAATTCGGCAGCCCTGTTCTACCGCAAAATCCGTATGGTCATCAGCCATCATTTGGCCTTGGCTGCCGATGAGGTTTTCGATGGCTCTGTCGAATTGGACGAAAGCTATTTCGGCGGACGGCGTAAAGGCAGACGTGGTCGCGGTGCGGCAGGAAAAGTGGTTGTCTTTGGCATTCTGAAACGCAACGGACGGGTCTATACCGTTGTGGTGGATAATGCCAAGTCCGATACTTTGATGCCTGTTATCAAACAGAAAATCATGCCGGACAGTATTGTTTATACCGATAGTCTGAGCAGTTACGACAAGTTGGACGTGAGCGGTTTTATCCATTACCGCATCAACTATTCCAAGGAATTTGCAGACCGTCAGAACCACATTAACGGCATTGAGAACTTTTGGAATCAGGCAAAACGCGTCTTACGGAAATACAACGGAATCGACCGCAAATCTTTCCCGCTGTTCTTGAAAGAATGTGAGTTTCGATTTAACTTTGGCACACCGTCCCGGCAGCTTAAAATCCTGCGGGAGTGGTGTGGAATTTAGGGCTAATCTACGTCAGCCCCTTTGCCAAAGTTTCCGTTTCGGTTTGGTTGCCATTAGGCAGCCTGGTTAGGAGAAATAGAGCATGAGTACACCGAACCCAAACCCTTCAACCGCGGCCAACCCTGCTGCCACGCAGGCCAACAAAAACAAAATCCGCCGCAACCTGAAAACCCGCCATCTCTCGATGATCGCCATCGGCGGCAGCATCGGCACCGGCCTGTTTATGGCCAGCGGCAGCGCCATTCATATGGCGGGCCCGGGCGGCGCATTGGTGGCCTATGCCGCCATCGGCCTGATGGTGTATTTCCTGATGACTTCCTTGGGCGAAATGGCCACCCATCTGCCGGTGTCCGGCTCGTTCTCCACTTATGCCGCCAAGTTTGTCGATCCCTCGCTGGGTTATGCCTTGGGCTGGAATTATTGGTTTAGCTGGGTCATCACCGTAGCAGTAGACATTTCTATTGCCGCCTTGGTAATCACGTATTGGGAACCGATGCGCTTTATGCCGCCCTGGGGCTGGAGCCTGCTGTTTTTCGGGCTGATTGTGCTGCTAAATTTATTATCGGTAGAAGCTTTCGGCGAATCGGAATATTGGTTTTCGCTGGTTAAAGTGGTTACGGTAGTCGCCTTCCTCGGCGTGGGCATGCTGACGATTTTCGGTATTCTCGGCGGCGACTATGTGGGTCTGGCTAATTTTACCGTGGGCGACGCGCCATTTTTAGGCAACGGTTTTTCAGGTAGCTTCTTAACCATGCTGGGCGTATTCCTGATTGCCGGCTTCTCTTTCCAAGGCACAGAACTCATCGGCATTACCGCCGGCGAATCGGAAAACCCGAAAGAGAGTATCCCGAAAGCCGTGAAACAGGTGTTTTGGCGCATTCTGATTTTCTATATTTTGTCGATTTTTGTGATCGGCCTGCTGATTCCCTATACCAGCCCGGAATTGCTGGGGGCGGAAAACGTGTCTGAGATTGCCAAATCGCCGTTTACGTTGGTGTTTGAGCGCGCCGGTTTGGCTATGGCGGCGGCAGTGATGAATGCGGTCATCCTCACTTCCATTCTCTCCGCCGGCAATTCGGGTATGTATGCTTCGGTGCGCATGTTGTATGCCATGGGCAAAAGCGGCATGGCTTATAAGAGCTTCCGCAAGGTAAACCGCTTCGGCGTACCGGTACGTTCGGTGCTGGCCACGGCAGTGGTGGTGCTGTTGCTGTTTTTAATCGAGATTTTCAACGACCACGCTTATGAATATATTCTGGCCGCTTCAAGCTTAACCGGCTTCATCTCTTGGCTGGGTATCGCCATCAGCCACTACCGCTTCCGCCGTGCCTATATCGCCCAGGGCTTCGATTTGAAAGACTTGGATTACCGTGCCAAATGGTTCCCCTTCGGCCCGCTGGTTGCGCTGGTGTTGTGCGTGTTGGTGATTCTGGGGCAGGATACACAGCTGGTAATGCATGGCGACGTGGACTGGGAACGAATTGTGGTGACCTATATGGGCCTGCCCGTATTCTTCGGTTTCTACCTCTACCACAAGCTGCGTTATCGCACTCACCTGATTCCGCTGGAAGAAGTGGATTTGGGGGATGAAGAAGACGAGGATGATGAAGACGAATAGTTTGTCTGCTTAGATACGGAAGGCTACCTGAAAATATTTTTCAGGTAGCCTTTGACATTTCATCAGCAAGTAACACGGCAAGGCAAGCCAAGATAGCAGAAAGAAATAGTTGCTCTAACTCTAACAGCTTGCCTCGGCTACATCTTTCACTCCCCACCACCACGAATATCTTGCAAAATCCGCCTTGCTTCATCATCTCCTTGGGCCATAGCTTTTTCAAACCATCCAATAGCCACCGCACGATTAGGTAACACACCCTCCATTCCCCGATAATAAATCTTGCCTAACATCACTTGTGCATCTTGGTTCCCCTGTGCCGCCGATTGCTCGAACCAGCGCATGGCTGTATGGATATCCGACATCACACCCAATCCTTCGAGGTACATTCTGCCGAGATTAAACGCCCCTGCACTTTCACCCTGTGCCTCCGCCCGCTCAAACCATTGTTTGGCCAGTGCATAATTTTGAGGCTTCCCCACTCCCTCCAAATACATCAAACCTAAACTATTTTGTGACACCGGATAACCTCGTAGTGCCGCCTGTTCATCCAGCTCTACCAAACGCCGATCATCCCGTTCTCCCCCCAACCCATGCCGGTACATACCTGCCAGAAACATCATAGCTGGCGGCATCCAGCGCATGGCAGCCTTTTCAAACCACTGCCTAGCCCGAACATAATCCGGCCTGCCAGATTCAGGCTGGTAATACATTACCCCCAAATGATATGGCGCAACTATATGCCCCTGAGATGATGCTGCCTCATACCATTTCCGCGCCAACGCAGCATTCCGCTCCACACCCAACCCATGCTCATAAGCCACACCCAAAGTAAATTGGGCATTCATATCGCTTCGCTCAGCCTGTTGCTGCAACATAACCACGCCCGAGTTTCCGCTTGCTGTGGAAACCTCCCCACTTATCCATCCATCCGCCCAAGCAAAACCATTTACTACCAATAACGCCACCATACAAACTACCCTCTTCATTATGCCTCCTTAAAATGAAATTCACACGATCACTGCACAGCCCACAAATCAGCACCTCTAATTTTTCAGGTAGCCTCCATCCCCATCTGCAAGCAAGCGACATACCATACACCGGCTACCTGAAAGCCAAGCGGCAACGACGTTGAAGCGTAACAAGGCAGGGCTGGCCAAATATACAATGCGGACTCAACCATAATCCATGCAAAGCCCAAACACTATCCAATAAAAAAGCTGCCCTTTCGGGCAGCCTTCATTCATCTGTACAAGCAGCTTACTCTTCACTCATAAAGCCACGCAATTTTTGAATGGCTTTGGCTTCAATCTGGCGGATACGCTCAGCGGAAACGCCGTATTCGGCAGCCAGTTCGTGCAGGGTGAGGCCGCCGTCGTCTTGCAGCCAGCGGCTTTCCACGATACGCCGGCTACGGTCATCCAGCTGGGCAAGCGCGTTTTGCAGGCCTTCGGTCTGCATGGCGTAGCGGGCTTTTTGGGCAATTTGCTGGGTGGGCTCGCTGCGGGTATCGGCCAACCAGTCGATGGGAGCGTAGCTGTCTTCATCGCTATCGCTGTTGTCCGGCAGCAAAGCAATATCTTTGCCAGTCATGCGCTGTTCCATTTCCAGCACTTCGTCCATTTTCACACCCAAATCGTCGGCGATGGTTTGCGCTTCTTCGGGCGAGAGGGCGTTCATGCTTTTACGCATGCTGCGCAGGTTGAAGAAAAGTTTGCGCTGCGGCTTGGTGGTGGCCACGCGCACCATGCGCCAGTTGCGCAGGATAAATTCGTGGATTTCAGCCTTAATCCAATGTACGGCAAAGGAAAACAGGCGGGCGCCGCGATTGGGTTCATAACGTTTTACGGCTTTCATCAAGCCGATGTTGCCTTCTTGAATCAGGTCGGCTTGGTTGAGGCCGTAGCCATCGTAGCCGCGTGCGATGGATACCACTACGCGCAGATGCGACAAAATCAGTTTCTTGGCGGCTTCCAGGTCGCCTTGCAGCTGGCGTACAGCCAAGCTGTGTTCTTCCTCTGCCGTGAGCAGCGGGATGCTGTTTACCGTGTGAATGTATTGCTCCAAGCTGCCGTGGCCGCTGGGGATGGGCAATGCAAATGCGTTATTCATTGTTCTCTGATTCCTTTTGGTATTTTACACCGCCTTCGGCGGCATTTATCTCTTCTGTCTCTTTAGTTACAGGGGTGATTAAACACCTATATTGTGTGATTTTGGTTTACGATAGGTTAAATTTTGTATTTTTTAAATTCTAATTTATTTTCTATATTGCAATAACCAGCAACAACTTCGGGCAACCGTATTTATTTGCCCTCATCTTTCGGCTCGGCACTTGGCTCGCTGCTTTTTTCAGGTAGCCTTTCCTCTATTGCATCGGAAGCAGGTTTGCAACGCGGCAGATAGCCGGCCAGAATCAGCAATACGGCCAAACACAACAAACCGCACACCAATGGCAGCGAGCCGCCCATTTTCATATACGGGGTTTCGCCGCGATAACCTTCAATATTGCCTTCGAGCACGGTGCGGGTGTCGGGCGGGGCGAGTTTCACCACTTGGCCTTGCGGGTTGATGATGGCGGTGGCGCCGGTGTTGGTGGCACGTACCATATAGCGGCCGAGCTCAAGGGCACGGGTTTGCGATATTTGCAAATGCTGGTGGATGGCGTTGGAGCGGACAAACCAGCCCAAATTGCTCACGTTGGCCAGGAGGCTGGCTTGTTTGGCAGAAGCAATTAGTTCGTCGCCAAAGCCGTCTTCGTAGCACACGTTAAACGTCACGCGCTGGTTGGCCAAAAGCAGCGGTGCTTGGGCGCTGCCGCCACGGTCAAAACCAGCCAAGGGCATGTTCATCATGCGGTACAGCGGCTCGGTAATAGCGGGCAGGGGTTTGTATTCGCCAAAGGGCACGAGGTGGTTTTTGGCGTAGAACGGGATGTCGTCTGGGCGGTCGGGATGGTAATTGCTCAAGTTAATCACGGCATTTAGGTAGCCTGTACGCTGCTGATTGTATTGGGCAATACCCATGGCGAGCGCGCTGCCGTTGCGCTGGGCTTCGTAGGCAAATTGGTCGAGGATGCCGGGATTGTATTCCTGCAAGTCCTGCCGCATCACGGGAATGGAGGTTTCGGGCAGGATGGTGATGTCGGCATGGCTGTTGGCTACTTGTTCATAGTAGCTTTGCATGGTTTCGTTCAGATAGTCGGCATCCCATTTCAAAGTTTGCGCGATATTGCCTTGCACCAACGCCACGGTGGCGCTGCTGCCATCGGGCTCGGTGAAACGCACTTGGCGCAGCTGCCAGCCGCCGGCGATAACGCCGACGAGCAACACGAGCGGCAATACCCGCCGCTTCCAACCTTGGTTGTGCAGCACCAGCACCAGCCACGCGCCGCAAAAGGCGCACAGCAGGGTAAGCAAGTGCACCCCGCCCACGGGGGCATAACCGGCTAGTGGGGAAAAGTCGGCCACCTGGCTGTAACCCAACGCACCCCAACCGAAGCCGGTAATCGCCCGCTCGCGGGCAAATTCGGCCAGCGCCCACAACACGGGCAGCAAAAGACCAATACGCCAACCACGGGGTAGGCGCGCTTTTTCCAGCAACCAAAAGCAGGCGGCAGGATAAAGAGCAAGATAAGCGGGCAACAGAATGGTGAGCGGTAAGGCATACAGATTGGGCAGGCCGGATATGTCGTGCAGCGCGGTGTGTATCCAATAGAACTGTGCAGCGTAGCCCACCAACCCGAAACAGTAGGCGCCAAACACGCTGTTTTGCGGCCGTAGCTCGGTGAGCCGAATCAGGGCACCTAACAGCAGCGGCATCAGCCAAAAATGGTAATACGGCGCAAACGCCAGCGGCGTGGCGGCTGCCAGCAGCATTACCAGCGGCCAATACACATAGCGCCGACTACACCAATCCTCAAATTTCGCAACCCAATTCATGTTTTCAGGTAGCCTTGATAAAGAAGCGGCATTATATAGCCAAATTATCGCTGCATGGTGTTTTCAGGTAGCCTTTTCTGGCTGGAGGCTACCTGAAAACGCAATGGCTGAAGATACCGAGTAACAGCCTCAACCTGCACAACCTACCAAAATAAACTTGCACTGCCGCAGCAAGCGGGGTAGGCTTCGCCCGTTTTTAATTTGTCGTATGCAGAACCAACCATGAAACCACACCACCGCCGCGCCGTTTACGCCGGCAGTTTCGACCCCCCCACCAACGGCCACCTATGGATGATCCGCCACGCACAGGCCATGTTTGACGAACTTATCGTGGCCATCGGCACCAATCCCGACAAGCAGGCCACCTACACACTGGAAGAGCGCAAAGCTATGTTGGTGGACATCACCGCCGAATTCCCCAATGTGCGCGTTACTCAGTTCCACAACCGTTTTCTGGTTGATTTTGCCGATAGCATCCAAGCCGATTTCGTGGTGCGTGGCATCCGCAGCGGCTCAGACTATGAATACGAACGTGCCATGCGCTACATCAATGCCGACCTGCAACCAGCCATCACCACCGTTATCCTGATGCCGCCGCGCGAATTTGCCGAAGTATCTTCCACCATGGTCAAAGGCATGGTCGGCCCGCAAAACTGGCAGAAAACCATCCGCCGCTATGTCCCCGATGCTGTGTACCGTAAAATACTGGCTGACCACGGCTGTTTGGCTGAAGATTGATTGCCCACCATCCGCCCCTCAAGGCAGGCTACCTGAAAACGATATTGCTGGCGGAGTAGGTATGTTCCCTTGGCCTCAACTTTTTCAGGTAGCCTTATAGCAAACCAACTTAACACTCACTACAGTGTTGGTTCACCTGGCTGTGCGCCTACCACCTTGTATAGTGAATTAACAAAAACCAGTACAGCGTTGGTTCGCCTTGCCGTACTATTTGTACTGTCTGCGGCTCGCCGCCTTGTCCTGATTTAAATTTAATCCACTATATCGAAAATCAATTTGGCTTGCCATCACCAACAAGAAAAATAAAGCACGATGTGATCGTGCTTTATTTTCGTCCGTCGAACCGATTGGTTTAACGCTTGTGTTTAATGCGCAGGTAATTAAGAGCCTTCAATTCAGCCAGTGCAATCGCCAATGCTGCCTGGGCTTTAGCCATTGACTCATCATCTTTGGCCTGTTTCACACCGGCTTCGGCAGCTTTTCTAGCTTCCTCCGCACGTGCCTGATCCAGCTCGGCACTGCGCACAGCCACGTCGGCCAAAATCATGATTTTGTGTGGCTGCACTTCCAAAATACCGCCGGAAACGGCCACCAACACCTCTTCTTCCTGCTCCGGTACCTGCAAACGCAGCACCCCAGGGCGCACCAAGCTCATAATCGGCTCGTGGCGCGGGTAAATACCGAGCTCGCCGTTTAGGGTCGGCACCACGGCGAAGCTGGCTTCGCCGGAGTAGATACTCTCCTCGTTGCTGACCACATCAACTTGCATGATACTCATGCTGCATTCCTCAGTTCAGGGTTTTGGCTTTTTCCACAGCCTCTTCGATGCCACCTACCATATAGAAGGCCTGCTCCGGCAGGTGGTCGTATTCGCCACTCAGAATAGCTTTGAAGCCGGCCACGGTATCGCGCAGCGAAACGTATTTGCCGGGTGAGCCGGTAAACACTTCTGCCACATGGAAAGGCTGCGACAAGAAACGCTGGATCTTACGGGCACGCATCACAGTCATCTTGTCTTCGTCAGACAACTCGTCCATACCCAAAATGGCGATGATATCGCGCAACTCTTTGTATTTCTGCAAGGTAGATTGCACGCCACGAGCCACATCGTAGTGCTCTTGGCCGAGCACCATCGGATCGAGCTGGCGAGAAGTGGAGTCCAGAGGGTCTACCGCAGGGTAAATACCCAAGGAAGCAATATCACGACTCAATACTACAGTCGCATCCAAGTGGGCAAACGTAGTGGCGGGAGACGGGTCGGTCAAGTCGTCGGCCGGTACATATACGGCTTGGATAGAGGTAATGGAACCAGTTTGGGTGGAGGTAATACGCTCCTGCAAACGACCCATTTCTTCAGCCAAAGTTGGCTGATAACCCACAGCAGAAGGCATACGGCCAAGCAGAGCCGACACTTCGGTACCCGCCAGAGTATAGCGGTAGATATTATCCACAAAGAATAATACGTCACGGCCTTTGCCGTTTTCGTCTTTTTCGTCACGGAAGTATTCAGCCATCGACAAACCAGTTAGAGCAACACGCAAGCGGTTACCAGGCGGCTCGTTCATCTGGCCATACACCATTGCCACTTTATCCAACACGTTGGAGTCTTTCATTTCGTGGTAGAAGTCGTTACCTTCACGAGTACGCTCACCCACACCGGCGAATACGGAAAGACCACTGTGCGCTTTGGCAATGTTGTTAATCAGCTCCATCATGTTCACGGTTTTGCCCACACCGGCACCGCCAAACAGACCCACTTTACCACCTTTAGCAAACGGACAAAGCAAATCGATCACTTTAATGCCTGTTTCCAACAATTCGGTAGTGCTGGAGAGTTCGTCGAACTTAGGTGCAAATTGATGAATAGCACGGGTTTGGTCAGAACCGATCGGACCTTGTTCGTCCACGGGGTTGCCCAGAACGTCCATGATGCGGCCTAGGGTGGCTTTCCCCACCGGCACAGTAATCGGTGCACCAGTATTTTGCACAGCCAAGCCACGTTTCAAACCGTCTGTACTACCCATCGCAATGGTACGGACAACGCCGTCACCAAGCTGCTGCTGTACTTCCAGCGTCAAATCAGTATCAACCAGTTTGAGTGCATCGTAAACACGCGGAATGGCGGTACGCGGAAACTCCACGTCGACTACCGCACCAATAATTTGTACGATTTTGCCTTGGTTCATTTATCTATCCTAAATATTCAAATCTGCCTGCTCTGCCCACCTATACTGCAGCGGCACCGGCTACAATTTCCGACAATTCAGTAGTAATCGCTGCCTGACGGGATTTGTTGTAAATCAGGCGTAATTCCTTAATTGCGTTGCTTGCGTTATCCGTAGCGGCCTTCATTGCTACCATACGGGCAGACTGCTCGGAAGCCATGTTTTCACACAAAGCCTGATACACCACCGATTCCAAATAGCGGCGTACCAAATATTCCAACACCAAAATTGGTGACGGCTCATAAACATATTCTCGGCCGTATTCTTCTGCTTCCGATATTTCGTTCAGCACATTGTGGCCGATAGGCAGCAAGGTCTCCAAATTTGGCTCTTGGCGCATGGTATTGATAAATCTAGAATACACCAAGTGCACAATATCCAAGCCACCATCAGCATAACGCTGAAACACTTCAGTCAGCGAACCAAGCAGCACTTCCATCTTCGGAGTGTCACCCAGATTCACCGCACTGGCCACCACATTGAGGCCTGCACGATTACAGGCAGCTAAGCCTTTACTACCGAAGCAGATAACCTCCACCTCCACTCCCTGCTGCTGATACTCTTGCACCTGCCCCAAAAACTTCTTTAGCAAATTGGCATTCAACCCGCCACACAAGCCCTTGTCGGTAGTGATCAAGATGAAACCAGCACGCCGAATGTTTTCTCGGCTTTCCAAGATTGGCAACTGCTTATGCTCAGTTTCTACCTGCGCCAAGTGGCTCATCACTATGCGCACTTTCTCGGCATAAGGCCGTGCCAAACGCATTCTGTCCTGCGTTTTCCGCATTTTGGAAGTCGATACCATCTGCATGGCTTTGGTAATCTTCTGTGTATTCTGTACACTGCGGATTTTTGTGAGGATTTCTTTCCCTACTGCCATTTCAGACTTTTCCTTTTCTGCGGTTTAAGCCGAGTAGTTGCGGGAGGCTTTAAATGTGTTGATAGCTTCGGTCAAAACTTGCTCGTTCTCATCACTCATCACGCCTTGCTGATTGATTTGATCCAGCACATCGGCGTGTTGCGTGCGCACATAGCCCAAAAAGTCAGCCTCAAACGCTAATGCCTTAGATACCGGTATATCTTCGTAAGAGCCTTTGTTAATTGCCCACAAGGTCAAAGCCATTTCAGCAATACTCATGGTGCTGAATTGTTTTTGCTTCATCAATTCAGTAACCACTTCACCATGTTGCAACTGCTTGCGGGTAGCCTCGTCCAAATCAGAAGCAAATTGAGAGAATGCTGCCAATTCGCGATATTGAGCCAAAGCCAAACGGATACCACCACCCAATTTCTTGATAACCTTGGTTTGAGCGGAACCACCCACGCGTGATACAGAAATACCTGCGTTAATGGCCGGACGAATACCTGAGTTGAACAAATCGGTTTCTAAGAAAATCTGGCCGTCAGTAATAGAAATTACGTTAGTCGGCACGAAAGCAGACACGTCACCAGCTTGGGTTTCGATAATCGGCAACGCGGTCAATGACCCCGTCTTACCTTTTACTTCGCCATTCGTACGTTTTTCCACCTCATCAGCATTGATGCGTGCGGCTCGCTCCAACAGACGACTGTGCAGATAGAAGACATCACCTGGATAAGCTTCGCGACCAGGCGGGCGACGCAACAGCAAAGAAATCTGACGATAGGCAACGGCTTGTTTGGACAAGTCATCATATACAATCAACGCATCTTCACCACGATCACGGAAATACT includes the following:
- the atpA gene encoding F0F1 ATP synthase subunit alpha, translating into MQLNPAEISELLKSKIENLNVKQEANTYGGVISVTDGIVRVHGLSDVMQGEMLEFPGNTFGLAMNLERDSVGAIVLGEYEHIKEGDQVKCTGRILEVPVGRELVGRVVNALGQPIDGKGSINAKETAPIEKIAPGVIARQSVDQPMQTGLKSVDSMVPIGRGQRELIIGDRQTGKTAVALDAIVNQKGTGVICIYVAIGQKASSIANVVRKLEEHGAMEHTIVVAATASEAAALQFIAPYSGCTMGEYFRDRGEDALIVYDDLSKQAVAYRQISLLLRRPPGREAYPGDVFYLHSRLLERAARINADEVEKRTNGEVKGKTGSLTALPIIETQAGDVSAFVPTNVISITDGQIFLETDLFNSGIRPAINAGISVSRVGGSAQTKVIKKLGGGIRLALAQYRELAAFSQFASDLDEATRKQLQHGEVVTELMKQKQFSTMSIAEMALTLWAINKGSYEDIPVSKALAFEADFLGYVRTQHADVLDQINQQGVMSDENEQVLTEAINTFKASRNYSA
- the atpD gene encoding F0F1 ATP synthase subunit beta; this encodes MNQGKIVQIIGAVVDVEFPRTAIPRVYDALKLVDTDLTLEVQQQLGDGVVRTIAMGSTDGLKRGLAVQNTGAPITVPVGKATLGRIMDVLGNPVDEQGPIGSDQTRAIHQFAPKFDELSSTTELLETGIKVIDLLCPFAKGGKVGLFGGAGVGKTVNMMELINNIAKAHSGLSVFAGVGERTREGNDFYHEMKDSNVLDKVAMVYGQMNEPPGNRLRVALTGLSMAEYFRDEKDENGKGRDVLFFVDNIYRYTLAGTEVSALLGRMPSAVGYQPTLAEEMGRLQERITSTQTGSITSIQAVYVPADDLTDPSPATTFAHLDATVVLSRDIASLGIYPAVDPLDSTSRQLDPMVLGQEHYDVARGVQSTLQKYKELRDIIAILGMDELSDEDKMTVMRARKIQRFLSQPFHVAEVFTGSPGKYVSLRDTVAGFKAILSGEYDHLPEQAFYMVGGIEEAVEKAKTLN
- the atpG gene encoding F0F1 ATP synthase subunit gamma is translated as MAVGKEILTKIRSVQNTQKITKAMQMVSTSKMRKTQDRMRLARPYAEKVRIVMSHLAQVETEHKQLPILESRENIRRAGFILITTDKGLCGGLNANLLKKFLGQVQEYQQQGVEVEVICFGSKGLAACNRAGLNVVASAVNLGDTPKMEVLLGSLTEVFQRYADGGLDIVHLVYSRFINTMRQEPNLETLLPIGHNVLNEISEAEEYGREYVYEPSPILVLEYLVRRYLESVVYQALCENMASEQSARMVAMKAATDNASNAIKELRLIYNKSRQAAITTELSEIVAGAAAV